In the genome of Streptomyces globosus, one region contains:
- a CDS encoding pyridoxal-phosphate dependent enzyme — MRYDSITEAIGNTPLVRIDQDVHGLRNIDLYAKLEMLNPFGSLKDRPAWNMVRDRLAGAAARGETVVELSSGNTAKALALIAGMHGLPFKSVTNRMRVPEIKDLLLLLGARIEELPGQSECLDPTDTADPLTLFHQQLSAPGSTHLHTDQYFNPLNAQAHAEGTGPEIIADLDGRAPDWFIACVGTAGSSTGIARSLRAHDPAVRVVGLVGAKSDFIPGIRTADEVQEVGLFDPAVYDAIEAVTSDEALDGMLVLLRRCGMLSGPTGGAAYHGAVRHLRALDAELTERRTAVFVVCDRTEGYLGYVRQRRPELLGRPPVRNSADTVTDAELAAARSVEVPEARAWVESGRPLVVDLRGPFAYGALHIDGSVNIVDELFAELVRGGLPFSTSRPVLLACPIGEQSLRYAALLTRMGHPDVRSLAGGIVAWRDAGAPLVRD; from the coding sequence ATGAGGTACGACAGCATCACGGAGGCCATCGGCAACACGCCGCTGGTGCGCATCGACCAGGACGTGCACGGACTGCGGAACATCGACCTGTACGCGAAGCTGGAGATGCTCAACCCGTTCGGCTCGCTGAAGGACCGGCCGGCCTGGAACATGGTGCGCGACCGGCTCGCCGGCGCGGCCGCCCGCGGCGAGACCGTCGTCGAGCTGTCCAGCGGCAACACCGCCAAGGCGCTCGCGCTGATCGCGGGGATGCACGGGCTGCCGTTCAAGAGCGTCACCAACCGCATGCGGGTGCCCGAGATCAAGGACCTGCTGCTGCTGCTCGGCGCGCGGATCGAGGAGCTGCCCGGGCAGAGCGAGTGCCTGGACCCGACCGACACCGCCGATCCGCTGACCCTCTTCCACCAGCAGCTCAGCGCCCCGGGGAGCACGCACCTCCACACCGACCAGTACTTCAACCCGCTGAACGCGCAGGCGCACGCCGAGGGCACCGGCCCGGAGATCATCGCCGATCTGGACGGCCGGGCGCCGGACTGGTTCATCGCCTGCGTGGGCACCGCGGGCTCCTCGACCGGCATCGCGCGGTCCCTGCGCGCCCACGATCCGGCGGTCCGCGTGGTGGGGCTCGTCGGCGCGAAGTCGGACTTCATCCCGGGGATCCGCACCGCCGACGAGGTGCAGGAGGTGGGCCTGTTCGACCCGGCGGTGTACGACGCGATCGAGGCGGTCACCTCCGACGAGGCCCTCGACGGCATGCTGGTGCTGCTGCGCCGCTGCGGGATGCTCTCCGGGCCGACGGGAGGGGCGGCGTACCACGGCGCGGTGCGCCATCTGCGGGCGCTGGACGCGGAGCTGACGGAGCGGCGGACCGCGGTGTTCGTGGTGTGCGACCGTACGGAGGGCTACCTCGGCTACGTCCGGCAGCGCCGCCCGGAGCTGCTGGGCCGGCCGCCCGTGCGGAACTCGGCCGACACCGTCACGGACGCCGAGCTGGCCGCCGCCCGCTCCGTGGAGGTGCCGGAGGCGAGGGCCTGGGTGGAGTCGGGGCGGCCGCTGGTCGTGGACCTCCGCGGGCCGTTCGCGTACGGGGCGCTGCACATCGACGGCTCGGTCAACATCGTGGACGAGCTGTTCGCGGAACTCGTGCGCGGCGGGCTGCCGTTCAGTACGAGCCGGCCGGTGCTGCTGGCGTGCCCGATCGGCGAGCAGTCCCTGCGGTACGCGGCCCTGCTGACCCGTATGGGTCACCCGGACGTGCGCAGCCTCGCCGGCGGGATCGTCGCGTGGCGGGACGCGGGCGCGCCCCTGGTGCGCGACTGA
- a CDS encoding phytoene desaturase family protein: MPSILDAVVVGAGPNGLTAAVELARRGHSVAVYEAAGTVGGGARTEELTLPGFRHDPCSAVHPLGAGSPAFGAMPLGRYGLEWLHAPLPMAHPFDDGTAAVLSRSVAETAASFGARDAGTYRRLVQPYLGRWDTLVRDFMSLPATALPRDPVTLARFGLAGLPPATWLMRRFHEERARALFSGLVAHVIAPLNGIATGAVGLVFALAAHAVGWPMPRGGSQSLSDALAAYLADLGGTVHTDFEVKRLDDLPPARAYVFDTSPTALARIAGLGRFYDGYRYGASVFKIDYALSGPVPWTAEAPRRAGTVQIGPRTRDIDAALQLAGSGRAPRNPFLITAQPSLVDPGRAPEGKHVFWAYGHVPAGWDGDLTDAVERQLERFAPGFRDLVLARATAGPPELAARNPNYVGGDIACGAASGLQLLLRPRLSLSPYTTPHPAVFLCSSATPPGPGVHGMSGHNAAKAVWRHLRKAP, translated from the coding sequence GTGCCGTCGATTCTCGATGCGGTCGTGGTGGGGGCGGGGCCCAACGGGCTCACGGCCGCGGTCGAACTGGCCCGCCGCGGACACTCGGTGGCCGTGTACGAAGCCGCCGGCACGGTCGGCGGCGGAGCCCGCACGGAGGAGCTCACCCTCCCGGGGTTCCGGCACGACCCCTGCTCGGCCGTCCACCCGCTGGGCGCCGGATCCCCCGCGTTCGGCGCGATGCCGCTGGGGCGGTACGGGCTGGAGTGGCTGCACGCGCCGCTGCCGATGGCGCACCCCTTCGACGACGGCACGGCCGCGGTCCTCTCCCGCTCCGTCGCCGAGACCGCTGCCTCCTTCGGCGCGCGCGACGCCGGCACCTACCGGCGGCTCGTCCAGCCGTACCTCGGCAGGTGGGACACGCTCGTCCGCGACTTCATGTCCCTGCCCGCGACCGCGCTGCCCCGCGACCCCGTCACCCTCGCCCGGTTCGGGCTCGCCGGGCTGCCGCCCGCCACCTGGCTGATGCGCCGCTTCCACGAGGAGCGGGCCCGCGCCCTGTTCTCCGGGCTCGTCGCCCACGTCATCGCCCCGCTGAACGGCATCGCCACCGGCGCCGTCGGCCTGGTCTTCGCGCTCGCCGCGCACGCCGTCGGCTGGCCCATGCCGCGCGGCGGCTCCCAGTCCCTCTCGGACGCCCTCGCCGCCTACCTCGCCGACCTGGGAGGCACCGTCCACACGGACTTCGAGGTCAAGCGCCTCGACGACCTGCCGCCCGCCCGCGCGTACGTCTTCGACACCTCCCCGACGGCCCTGGCCCGCATCGCCGGCCTCGGCCGCTTCTACGACGGCTACCGCTACGGCGCCTCCGTCTTCAAAATCGACTACGCGCTGTCGGGCCCCGTCCCGTGGACCGCCGAAGCGCCGCGGCGCGCCGGCACCGTCCAGATCGGGCCCCGCACCCGCGACATCGACGCCGCCCTGCAACTCGCCGGCAGCGGCCGCGCCCCGCGCAACCCGTTCCTGATCACCGCACAGCCCAGCCTCGTCGATCCCGGGCGCGCACCCGAGGGCAAGCACGTCTTCTGGGCGTACGGGCACGTCCCCGCCGGCTGGGACGGCGACCTCACCGACGCCGTCGAACGCCAACTGGAGCGCTTCGCACCGGGCTTCCGCGACCTCGTCCTGGCCCGCGCGACGGCCGGCCCGCCGGAGCTCGCCGCCCGCAACCCCAACTACGTCGGCGGGGACATCGCCTGCGGCGCCGCCTCCGGCCTCCAACTCCTCCTGCGCCCCCGCCTGTCGCTGTCCCCGTACACGACACCGCACCCGGCCGTCTTCCTCTGCTCCTCCGCCACCCCGCCCGGCCCCGGCGTCCACGGCATGTCCGGGCACAACGCGGCCAAAGCCGTGTGGCGGCACCTGCGAAAGGCCCCGTGA
- the argC gene encoding N-acetyl-gamma-glutamyl-phosphate reductase: MTPRVAVAGASGYAGGEILRLLTSHPGTEIGAVTAHRSADRHLGDVQAQLPGLADRVLEETSARTLRGHDVVFLALPHGQSAPLARELEPDALVVDCGADFRLRDPADWKRFYGSEHAGTWPYGLPELPGQRAELRGASRIAVPGCYPTAVTLALFPAYAAGLVEPEAVVVAASGTSGAGPAPGQHLLGAEVMGSMTPYGVGGGHRHTPELTQNLSRVAGERVTVSFTPTLAPMPRGILATCSARLRPGAAAGACGDGGEEAVRAVFEAAYADEPFIRLLPPGRWPSTGAVLGSNTVQVQVAVDSEARRLICVSAIDNLTKGTAGGAVQSMNAALGLPEWLGLSTNGVAP; encoded by the coding sequence ATGACCCCAAGGGTCGCGGTAGCCGGAGCCAGCGGCTATGCCGGCGGAGAGATCCTGCGTCTGCTCACCTCGCATCCGGGAACGGAGATCGGCGCCGTCACCGCCCATCGCAGCGCGGACCGGCATCTCGGCGACGTGCAGGCCCAGTTGCCCGGCCTGGCCGACCGGGTCCTGGAGGAGACGTCGGCGCGCACACTGCGCGGGCACGACGTGGTGTTCCTCGCCCTCCCGCACGGGCAGTCCGCACCCCTCGCCCGCGAACTGGAGCCGGACGCGCTGGTCGTGGACTGCGGCGCCGACTTCCGGCTGCGCGACCCGGCCGACTGGAAGCGGTTCTACGGATCGGAGCACGCCGGCACCTGGCCGTACGGCCTGCCCGAACTTCCCGGACAGCGAGCGGAGTTGAGGGGCGCCTCGCGGATCGCCGTACCCGGCTGCTATCCGACGGCCGTCACCCTCGCGCTGTTCCCCGCCTACGCGGCCGGGCTGGTGGAGCCCGAGGCCGTGGTCGTCGCGGCGAGCGGCACCTCGGGAGCCGGCCCGGCGCCGGGGCAGCACCTCCTCGGCGCCGAGGTGATGGGGTCGATGACCCCGTACGGGGTCGGCGGCGGCCACCGGCACACACCCGAGCTCACCCAGAACCTGTCGCGGGTGGCCGGCGAGCGCGTGACGGTCTCCTTCACCCCGACGCTCGCACCCATGCCGCGCGGCATCCTCGCCACCTGTTCGGCCCGGCTCCGGCCCGGCGCAGCGGCCGGCGCCTGCGGCGACGGCGGCGAGGAGGCGGTGCGCGCGGTGTTCGAAGCGGCGTACGCGGACGAGCCGTTCATCCGGCTGCTGCCTCCCGGCCGGTGGCCGTCCACCGGCGCGGTGCTCGGCTCCAACACCGTTCAGGTGCAGGTCGCCGTCGACTCCGAGGCGCGCCGCCTGATCTGCGTGAGCGCGATCGACAACCTGACCAAGGGCACCGCCGGCGGCGCGGTGCAGAGCATGAACGCAGCCCTCGGCCTGCCGGAGTGGCTGGGCCTGTCCACGAACGGAGTCGCCCCGTGA
- a CDS encoding inositol monophosphatase family protein, which translates to MIEQFLARDLSAVEEAVRKAAAAEIMPRFRQLADHEVDEKSGPHDLVTVADRKAEEHLTAALTRLLPGSAVVGEEAVHADPTVYGALRGDAPVWIVDPVDGTRQFVSGDPAFCTLVALAHRGEILASWTFAPALDEMATAVRGQGAHLGCERLACGSPEPGAELRVAIAHPLYTTDRDKRILSRLDVPGVAARPCGSAGLEYLKVARGQVDALAFTWPSAWDHAAGLLLVDEAGGAQSTVAGVPFRVDRDNELPFAVGRDEATAVRVRDLLREV; encoded by the coding sequence ATGATCGAACAGTTCCTGGCCCGAGACCTGTCCGCCGTCGAGGAAGCCGTCCGCAAGGCGGCCGCCGCCGAGATCATGCCGAGGTTCCGGCAGCTCGCCGACCACGAGGTCGACGAGAAGAGCGGGCCGCACGACCTCGTGACCGTCGCCGACCGTAAGGCCGAGGAGCACCTGACCGCCGCCCTCACCCGGCTCCTGCCCGGCTCGGCCGTCGTCGGCGAGGAAGCCGTCCACGCCGACCCGACCGTCTACGGGGCGCTGCGCGGCGACGCCCCCGTCTGGATCGTCGACCCCGTCGACGGCACCCGCCAGTTCGTCTCCGGCGACCCCGCCTTCTGCACCCTCGTCGCCCTCGCCCACCGCGGCGAGATCCTCGCCTCCTGGACGTTCGCCCCGGCACTCGACGAGATGGCCACCGCCGTCCGCGGGCAGGGCGCGCACCTCGGCTGCGAGCGGCTCGCCTGCGGCTCCCCCGAACCGGGCGCCGAGCTGCGCGTCGCGATCGCCCACCCGCTGTACACCACCGACCGGGACAAGCGGATCCTCTCCCGCCTCGACGTCCCCGGCGTCGCCGCCCGGCCCTGCGGCTCGGCCGGCCTGGAGTACCTGAAGGTGGCCCGCGGCCAGGTCGACGCGCTCGCCTTCACCTGGCCCTCCGCATGGGACCACGCCGCCGGGCTGCTCCTCGTCGACGAGGCCGGCGGCGCGCAGAGCACCGTCGCCGGGGTCCCCTTCCGGGTCGACCGGGACAACGAGCTGCCGTTCGCCGTCGGCCGGGACGAGGCCACCGCCGTACGCGTCCGGGACCTGCTGCGCGAGGTGTGA
- a CDS encoding O-acetyl-ADP-ribose deacetylase, with translation MVRITLVRGDITAEHADAIVNAANSSLLGGGGVDGAIHRRGGPDILEACRALRASHYGKGLPTGRAVATTAGRLPARWVIHTVGPVWSRDEDRSALLASCYRESLRVADELGARTVAFPAISTGIYGWPMDDGARIAVETVRGAGTRVEEVRFVLYDERAYQAFAEQTGPAATG, from the coding sequence ATGGTCCGCATCACCCTCGTCCGCGGCGACATCACCGCCGAGCACGCCGACGCCATCGTCAACGCCGCGAACTCCTCCCTGCTGGGCGGCGGCGGAGTCGACGGCGCGATCCACCGCCGCGGCGGACCGGACATCCTCGAAGCCTGCCGTGCCCTGCGCGCCTCCCACTACGGCAAGGGCCTGCCGACGGGCCGGGCGGTCGCCACCACCGCCGGCCGCCTCCCCGCCCGGTGGGTGATCCACACCGTGGGGCCGGTCTGGTCCCGGGACGAGGACCGCTCCGCCCTCCTCGCCTCCTGCTACCGCGAATCCCTGCGCGTCGCGGACGAACTGGGCGCCCGCACGGTCGCGTTCCCCGCCATCAGCACGGGCATCTACGGCTGGCCGATGGACGACGGCGCCCGCATCGCCGTGGAGACGGTCCGGGGCGCCGGGACGCGCGTCGAGGAGGTCAGGTTCGTCCTCTACGACGAGCGGGCCTACCAGGCGTTCGCCGAGCAGACCGGCCCCGCGGCGACCGGGTGA
- a CDS encoding class I SAM-dependent methyltransferase, translated as MDLSAVTAARWVERWECQQQRYAVDREERFTVIADVVEQATRGSRDPLLLDLGSGPGALAARLAGRLPGAEVVAVDADPLLLELGRAHYGGGARARLRHVRSLIGAPGWLDALGLDRPVDAAVSTTALHYLDRDTLAGVYRDLAERLAPGGVFVNGDHIRPDSPAIRDLAVDLGRRHAERNLAFTHEDWQSWWKGAAADPELAPYLTLHDTACHPPCADADLPVSTHVALLREAGFREAGTVWQYGDSRVLAALR; from the coding sequence ATGGACTTGAGTGCGGTGACGGCGGCGCGCTGGGTGGAGCGCTGGGAGTGCCAGCAGCAGCGGTACGCGGTGGACCGCGAGGAGCGGTTCACGGTCATCGCTGACGTCGTCGAGCAGGCCACCCGCGGCAGTCGTGACCCCCTGCTGCTGGACCTGGGCAGCGGGCCGGGCGCACTGGCCGCGCGGCTCGCCGGGCGGCTGCCCGGCGCCGAGGTGGTCGCCGTCGACGCCGATCCGCTGCTGCTGGAGCTGGGCCGCGCCCACTACGGGGGCGGCGCCCGGGCGCGGCTGCGCCACGTCCGCTCCCTGATCGGGGCGCCGGGCTGGCTCGACGCGCTCGGTCTGGACCGGCCCGTCGACGCGGCCGTCTCCACGACCGCCCTGCACTACCTCGACCGGGACACCCTGGCCGGCGTCTACCGCGATCTCGCCGAACGGCTGGCCCCGGGCGGCGTGTTCGTCAACGGCGACCACATCCGCCCCGACTCGCCCGCCATCCGCGACCTCGCGGTCGACCTGGGCCGCCGCCACGCCGAACGGAACCTGGCCTTCACGCACGAGGACTGGCAGTCGTGGTGGAAGGGCGCAGCCGCCGACCCCGAGCTGGCCCCCTACCTGACCCTCCACGACACCGCCTGCCATCCGCCGTGCGCGGACGCGGACCTGCCCGTGTCGACGCACGTCGCCCTCCTCCGCGAAGCGGGCTTCCGCGAGGCGGGCACGGTCTGGCAGTACGGCGACAGCCGCGTCCTGGCCGCCCTCCGCTGA
- a CDS encoding Y4yA family PLP-dependent enzyme produces MSDAPLYLQPRLTAGPASLLRAGPFLHGLVDGLGSPLAVVLPEEIGRNAAQFAAVLRRHRLGGRIYFAHKATGSSALVRHLAATSACLDAASPEELQHALGAGFTGGRLMATGPKDPAFLWLAARTGTTVNADGPGELEQAARLVRAHGLPRLEVVLRLSGFEAAGARTLSRRSRFGTPAAALGPLLDLLEKHRDALEPVGVGYHLDTTSTDEKATALEGCIRAVDALRSRGFRPRAIDVGGGYGVSYLAHAAQWERYTTALTEAALGRRGPLAWGGYGYGLRVENGTLKGSLALYPAHRPAAGPAYLDELLSRPAPTLGRPLGTLLLESLCDVYAEPGRALADQCGLTLGRVLEVRTDTGGPPWVRLALNAGDVGLEDHGVLVDPVLVPRRSEPPPPDGPGAVGVHLMGNLCLEADLITRRTVFLPRLPDPGDLLAFPNTAGYCMDFTATRAQRQPTARKVAVREEEGVWRWCLDEQYWPVTEAGG; encoded by the coding sequence ATGAGCGACGCCCCCTTGTACCTGCAACCGAGGCTCACCGCGGGCCCGGCCTCGCTGCTGCGTGCCGGACCGTTCCTGCACGGGCTCGTCGACGGGCTGGGCTCGCCGCTCGCCGTCGTCCTGCCCGAGGAGATCGGGCGCAACGCCGCGCAGTTCGCCGCCGTCCTGCGCCGGCACCGGCTGGGCGGCCGCATCTACTTCGCGCACAAGGCCACCGGCTCCAGCGCCCTCGTCCGCCACCTCGCCGCCACCTCCGCCTGCCTGGACGCCGCCTCGCCGGAGGAGCTCCAGCACGCGCTCGGCGCCGGTTTCACCGGCGGCCGGCTGATGGCGACCGGCCCCAAGGACCCCGCCTTCCTCTGGCTGGCGGCGCGCACCGGCACGACCGTGAACGCCGACGGCCCGGGCGAACTGGAGCAGGCCGCCCGCCTCGTACGGGCGCACGGCCTGCCGCGGCTGGAGGTCGTCCTGCGGCTGTCCGGGTTCGAGGCGGCCGGGGCGCGGACCCTGTCGCGGCGCAGCCGCTTCGGCACCCCGGCCGCGGCGCTGGGCCCGCTGCTGGACCTGCTGGAGAAGCACCGCGACGCCCTGGAGCCCGTCGGCGTCGGCTACCACCTGGACACCACCAGCACCGACGAGAAGGCCACCGCCCTGGAGGGCTGCATCCGGGCGGTCGACGCGCTGCGCTCGCGCGGGTTCCGGCCTCGCGCGATCGACGTGGGCGGCGGATACGGCGTCAGCTACCTGGCACACGCGGCCCAGTGGGAGCGGTACACCACCGCCCTCACCGAGGCGGCGCTGGGCCGCCGCGGCCCGCTGGCCTGGGGCGGGTACGGCTACGGCCTGCGTGTCGAGAACGGCACCCTGAAGGGCTCGCTCGCCCTCTACCCGGCCCACCGGCCGGCGGCCGGGCCCGCGTACCTGGACGAGCTGCTGTCCCGGCCGGCCCCCACCCTGGGCAGACCGCTGGGCACACTGCTGCTGGAGAGCCTGTGCGACGTGTACGCCGAACCGGGCCGCGCCCTCGCCGACCAGTGCGGGCTGACCCTCGGCCGGGTCCTGGAGGTGCGCACCGACACCGGCGGCCCTCCGTGGGTGCGGCTCGCGCTCAACGCCGGCGACGTCGGCCTGGAGGACCACGGGGTGCTCGTCGACCCCGTCCTCGTCCCGAGGAGAAGCGAGCCGCCGCCCCCCGACGGCCCCGGCGCGGTCGGGGTGCACCTGATGGGCAACCTGTGCCTGGAGGCCGACCTGATCACCCGTCGCACCGTCTTCCTGCCGCGGCTGCCGGACCCCGGCGACCTGCTGGCCTTCCCGAACACGGCCGGCTACTGCATGGACTTCACGGCCACCCGGGCGCAGCGGCAGCCCACGGCCCGGAAGGTCGCCGTCAGGGAGGAGGAGGGCGTCTGGCGCTGGTGCCTCGACGAGCAGTACTGGCCGGTCACGGAAGCGGGGGGATGA
- a CDS encoding aminotransferase class V-fold PLP-dependent enzyme has translation MAGPDPQPDPRAELRELARWQRPLRADFPIVAANPEQAYLDSAATAQKPRQVLDAVHAYLTTSNANAGRGSYPWANATTALVAGAAQRVREFLGDRSAGAGAGASPVHFTSGTTEGLRTVARDWLPQLLRDGDEIVVPFGDHRANLAPWLEARDLLAAQGVRIAVREMPCQAGTGDYDARALAALAGPRTRFVAATHVHHVYGADMNVHRIREAVGPDVPICLDAAQSVGHQPVSVADLDVDFLVFSGHKALALPGTGAVWARGERGPAFRPGGWAGTPNTAGIASLAAALDWLEAAGVERITRWTAALASVLTDGLSRMPAYEVLGCRSSLAADTAVQRRGSIVTFRHQAIGSQDLGFILFSHGFMVRSDDHCQAGRDPQDGSVRVSLHVYNTLEEMEKLLTALAKLQ, from the coding sequence ATGGCGGGGCCCGATCCGCAGCCGGACCCGCGGGCGGAGCTGCGGGAGCTGGCGCGGTGGCAGCGGCCGCTGCGCGCCGACTTCCCCATCGTGGCGGCCAACCCGGAGCAGGCGTACCTGGACAGTGCGGCGACCGCGCAGAAGCCGCGGCAGGTCCTGGACGCGGTGCACGCCTACCTGACGACCTCCAACGCCAACGCGGGCCGCGGCTCGTACCCGTGGGCGAACGCGACGACGGCGCTGGTCGCGGGGGCCGCCCAGCGGGTACGGGAGTTCCTGGGCGACCGGTCGGCGGGGGCCGGCGCGGGCGCGTCGCCGGTGCACTTCACCAGCGGGACGACGGAGGGGCTGCGGACGGTGGCGCGCGACTGGCTGCCGCAGCTGCTGCGCGACGGCGACGAGATCGTCGTGCCGTTCGGCGACCACCGGGCCAACCTCGCCCCCTGGCTGGAGGCGCGGGACCTGCTGGCCGCGCAGGGGGTGCGGATCGCGGTGCGGGAGATGCCCTGCCAGGCAGGGACCGGCGACTACGACGCGCGGGCGCTGGCCGCGCTCGCCGGGCCGCGGACCCGCTTCGTGGCGGCGACCCACGTCCACCACGTGTACGGGGCCGACATGAACGTGCACCGCATCCGCGAGGCGGTCGGCCCGGACGTGCCGATCTGCCTGGACGCCGCGCAGAGCGTCGGCCACCAGCCGGTGTCGGTCGCCGACCTGGACGTGGACTTCCTCGTCTTCTCCGGGCACAAGGCGCTGGCCCTGCCGGGGACGGGCGCGGTGTGGGCCCGCGGCGAGCGGGGGCCTGCATTCCGGCCGGGCGGCTGGGCCGGTACGCCGAACACCGCGGGGATCGCGAGCCTGGCGGCGGCCCTGGACTGGCTGGAGGCCGCCGGGGTGGAGCGGATCACCCGGTGGACGGCGGCGCTCGCGTCCGTGCTGACCGACGGGCTGTCCCGGATGCCGGCGTACGAGGTGCTCGGCTGCCGCAGCAGCCTCGCCGCCGACACGGCGGTGCAGCGGCGGGGCTCCATCGTGACGTTCCGCCACCAGGCGATCGGCTCGCAGGACCTGGGGTTCATCCTGTTCAGCCACGGCTTCATGGTGCGCTCGGACGACCACTGCCAGGCGGGCCGGGACCCGCAGGACGGTTCGGTGCGCGTCAGCCTGCACGTCTACAACACACTCGAAGAGATGGAGAAGTTGCTCACCGCCCTCGCCAAGCTGCAATGA